A window of the Mucilaginibacter sp. cycad4 genome harbors these coding sequences:
- a CDS encoding tyrosine-protein phosphatase translates to MKKVQLLFVAVCLAGSVNAQIADSAKRKVELQGAVNFRDLGGYATKDGHHVKWGKVYRSADMSKLTDQDMAVLAERKITYDVDLRGTEESKKAPDRLNPNTDYILCPAGSDNVGNMMQSFKGKTRGDSVMEAYYSNTTYLADRYKPFFGKLLTMPEDKSLVFHCTAGKDRTGIGAALLLYSLGVPYETIMKDYEASNYYRAAENEKMAKQMVQYMQINEGVAKDVVAVKKEYLDATFAAIKKQYGSVDNYLKTQVGLTDKDIRELKARFLD, encoded by the coding sequence ATGAAAAAAGTACAGTTATTATTTGTTGCTGTTTGCCTTGCCGGCAGCGTTAATGCCCAGATTGCCGATAGCGCCAAACGCAAAGTGGAATTACAGGGCGCTGTAAACTTCAGGGACCTGGGTGGGTATGCCACTAAAGACGGCCATCATGTAAAATGGGGCAAGGTTTACCGCAGCGCTGATATGAGTAAGCTTACAGACCAGGACATGGCTGTACTGGCTGAACGCAAGATTACATATGATGTGGATTTACGTGGCACAGAGGAATCAAAAAAGGCGCCTGATCGCTTAAATCCAAATACCGATTATATTTTATGCCCTGCCGGAAGTGATAATGTAGGCAACATGATGCAAAGCTTTAAAGGCAAAACGCGCGGTGATTCAGTTATGGAAGCGTATTACAGTAATACCACTTATCTTGCCGACCGTTATAAGCCATTTTTCGGTAAACTGCTCACTATGCCCGAAGATAAAAGCCTCGTATTTCATTGCACTGCAGGTAAAGACCGCACAGGTATCGGTGCTGCTTTATTGCTGTACAGTTTAGGTGTGCCTTATGAAACTATCATGAAGGATTACGAGGCATCAAACTATTATCGTGCTGCCGAAAATGAAAAAATGGCCAAACAAATGGTTCAGTACATGCAGATTAACGAAGGCGTTGCCAAAGATGTGGTTGCTGTTAAAAAGGAATACCTCGACGCCACTTTTGCCGCCATCAAAAAACAATATGGATCTGTTGATAACTACCTTAAAACCCAGGTAGGTTTAACTGATAAAGATATCAGGGAGCTTAAAGCCAGGTTTTTAGATTGA
- a CDS encoding PKD-like domain-containing protein has protein sequence MSVNIAASSTTICSGSSVVLTATATVGTAPYIYLWSTGETSPAISVNKSGTYKVTVTDKTAGCKGVTKSITIADAITPAAPTAKSVVVCQNSSATLTATGPGGAYQWFDAGGNFLASSNTFTTPPVTSSTTYYVQTTVAGCTSPRTAVAVYITGKPDVTGAAVCAGGVATLFASGGQSYSWYASSAGGTVLGTGPSFVTPPLSKTTTYYVVAVINSCISMPTAVVAKVNAPPATPVASNVSTCSGSVVTLHADASAGFFQWFDVPAGGTPLISSPDYTTPVLISNKTYYVQTVLNDCVSPRVPVTVSVNPMPAAPAAQTTAICYNSAAALTAAENHAGTYAWYDAPTGGRLLMSGLKFTTPALTKTTIYYIENITPAGCKSDRAPVKVIVKPFIAAPVAGGAMICSGSVASLTAISAIKGTYQWFDAPTGGNLLSSQASYITPALTANTTYYVQTTLDGCTSARTAVQVTVIPPVTAPRVPATFVCYNGSAVLTATGTGTGFTWYDSVAGGTILSSGPTYVTPGLTAAATYYVESTSNGCVSARTAVTVKVNPQPSPPTAQNVSVCSGSSAKITAKGNGEILWFATSDSGSPLYTGNTFNTPVMSEKTTYYIQSRVGDCVSNRVPVTVSINTAEEAQFVYTSGTYSPQNPNPKPVINNPAGGTFSASPAGLVFVDVHTGEINVKASTPGKYIITLTGNGPCSPTYSAGVEIASIFNSKFSYGGPFCQYGTNPKPTFSASASAGTFSASPSGLTFVSTATGEINLSKTTPGTYEVTNTIYNPDGTVGSAVGSEVTIVPGAKVDAGPNQTIQTGEAAQLAGSIGGVNGGKWSGGLGKFAEAADPNTTYTPAAGEKQVILSLTSNDPPGNCGPGSDRVVINIGSALQAPIVSGTATCMGSIATVSATGPGGIYRWYSAADNGTLLSTGPNFITPPLTQTTTYYVNTTANGITSSMTAVTVSVSEPPPAPVVKSAPACEGSHTTLTASGSKGTYQWYDAPVDGTLLSINDTYVTPGLIANTSYYVQAVVDGCVSTRTKVDIMVNPLPVITSGSADNICSSVAQNYSITADLPGTTFLWSRAAVQGITKAAVSAQTSAQITETLVSTRSDPVDVAYLITPVSAKGCSGIPFSYVVTVYPSPQVTSVPAATLCNKATGNYAVTFNVPGTGFSWSRSAVPGVSNQSVSGQMASIIREVLFNTTNAPVDVTYVYNYKTSNCSAVPFKWVVTVNPSVNVTSKASDAVCSGEPLGYAITSNVPSATFTWSRAAVAGISNAAVVNKTGNKIDEALINKGASTVNVTYIITPTAFGCDGAPFAYVVKVKPEIPLPDMRTNSPVCVNNIIKLNVPATPNAVYTWTGPNGFKSSLQNPEIKNVTEDMAGTYSLYVTVNGCSSPVATKEVAVNKLPTSDAGESILACVTDQYVQLAGKIGGGTKTGVWSKKGANPGQFLPSNNELNARYEPTAEEKAAGSVTLVLSSTSKDNCSIATSEVTITFGKTSGTNAGTDLEVCAKRDPIKLDGNILIPGGGQWTSSGTGTLLYAENAQGAVYIPSEEDVKNRSVRLTLTANAPGQCYTASDDMLIKFIPPPTVNAGGIRYVLKNHTITLTPTISDDKVQYLWLPDAGLSNNKIKEPVVTGDADIAYTLYVTDVRGCVNQSQTIIKVSPDITVPNTFTPNGDGFNDYWEVKGLVAYENSTVDVFNRYGERLYHSMGYGMPWDGNFNGRQLPAGTYFYIVDLKMGKPPLSGSVTILR, from the coding sequence TTGAGTGTTAATATCGCAGCGTCATCAACAACTATCTGCTCGGGCAGTTCGGTGGTATTAACAGCCACCGCTACCGTTGGTACTGCTCCTTATATTTATTTATGGAGTACCGGCGAAACAAGCCCTGCTATCAGCGTAAATAAATCAGGTACTTATAAGGTAACTGTTACTGATAAAACTGCCGGATGTAAGGGTGTTACAAAAAGTATAACTATTGCTGATGCTATTACACCGGCCGCTCCAACAGCTAAAAGCGTAGTAGTTTGTCAAAATAGCTCGGCAACGCTTACCGCCACAGGACCGGGCGGTGCTTATCAATGGTTTGATGCTGGTGGCAATTTTTTGGCAAGCTCAAATACTTTTACTACTCCGCCGGTAACATCGTCAACTACTTATTATGTACAAACCACAGTTGCCGGCTGTACAAGTCCCCGAACGGCAGTTGCGGTATATATAACCGGCAAGCCTGATGTTACAGGCGCAGCTGTGTGTGCGGGCGGGGTTGCCACGTTATTTGCAAGCGGCGGGCAAAGTTATAGCTGGTATGCATCGTCGGCCGGAGGGACTGTTTTGGGGACCGGGCCATCGTTTGTTACTCCGCCATTATCTAAAACTACCACTTATTATGTTGTTGCGGTAATTAATAGCTGTATCAGCATGCCCACAGCTGTTGTTGCTAAAGTTAATGCCCCGCCAGCTACCCCGGTAGCTTCAAATGTTAGTACCTGCTCGGGCTCAGTGGTAACTTTACATGCTGATGCGTCTGCTGGTTTTTTTCAATGGTTTGATGTGCCGGCAGGAGGTACCCCGCTTATTTCAAGTCCCGATTATACAACACCGGTATTAATTAGCAACAAAACTTATTATGTGCAAACAGTACTTAATGATTGCGTTAGCCCGCGTGTACCGGTTACTGTGTCTGTTAACCCGATGCCTGCGGCGCCGGCAGCTCAAACCACTGCCATTTGTTATAATTCAGCAGCTGCATTGACGGCTGCTGAAAATCATGCTGGTACATATGCCTGGTATGATGCCCCAACAGGCGGAAGATTATTAATGTCGGGCTTAAAATTTACTACGCCCGCGTTAACTAAAACAACTATATATTATATTGAAAATATTACACCGGCCGGCTGTAAAAGTGACCGTGCACCGGTAAAGGTAATTGTTAAGCCGTTTATAGCAGCCCCTGTAGCGGGGGGAGCTATGATCTGTTCAGGTTCAGTTGCTTCATTAACAGCAATATCTGCAATCAAAGGCACTTATCAGTGGTTTGATGCACCAACAGGTGGCAACCTTTTATCATCCCAGGCAAGCTATATAACTCCGGCATTAACGGCAAATACAACTTATTATGTGCAAACTACTCTTGACGGATGTACCAGTGCCAGGACAGCCGTACAGGTTACGGTTATCCCCCCGGTAACGGCTCCCCGGGTGCCTGCTACCTTTGTTTGTTACAACGGATCGGCTGTGCTTACTGCGACGGGAACCGGTACGGGTTTTACCTGGTATGATAGTGTCGCAGGAGGTACAATTTTATCGTCGGGCCCAACATATGTTACCCCCGGTTTAACTGCAGCAGCAACTTATTATGTTGAGAGTACATCAAATGGGTGTGTTAGTGCGCGTACTGCAGTTACTGTTAAGGTAAATCCGCAGCCATCGCCTCCAACTGCCCAAAATGTATCGGTATGCTCCGGTTCATCAGCTAAGATTACAGCTAAGGGCAATGGGGAAATCCTTTGGTTTGCTACTTCTGATTCCGGAAGCCCTTTGTATACCGGGAACACATTTAACACACCGGTTATGTCCGAAAAAACAACTTATTATATACAAAGCAGGGTTGGTGATTGCGTAAGCAATCGCGTGCCGGTAACGGTTTCAATCAATACTGCTGAAGAGGCGCAATTTGTTTATACGTCGGGTACTTATAGTCCTCAAAACCCTAACCCCAAACCTGTAATCAATAATCCAGCGGGCGGTACTTTCAGTGCATCGCCGGCAGGTTTGGTATTTGTTGATGTTCATACAGGTGAGATAAATGTTAAGGCAAGTACACCGGGTAAATATATCATTACCTTAACAGGGAATGGGCCATGTTCGCCAACCTATAGCGCCGGGGTTGAAATTGCTTCCATATTCAATTCAAAGTTTTCCTACGGAGGGCCGTTTTGCCAGTATGGAACCAACCCTAAGCCAACGTTTTCGGCAAGTGCAAGTGCGGGTACTTTTTCGGCATCGCCTTCTGGTTTAACTTTTGTGAGTACGGCAACCGGCGAAATTAATTTGAGTAAAACAACCCCGGGAACATATGAAGTTACCAATACCATTTATAACCCCGATGGAACTGTGGGCAGTGCAGTCGGCTCGGAGGTAACAATAGTGCCCGGTGCAAAGGTAGACGCAGGCCCTAATCAGACTATACAAACTGGCGAAGCCGCTCAGTTGGCAGGCAGCATAGGAGGTGTTAACGGCGGGAAATGGTCGGGCGGGTTAGGCAAGTTTGCTGAGGCTGCAGATCCGAATACTACATATACCCCGGCTGCCGGCGAAAAACAGGTAATACTTTCTTTAACCTCAAATGACCCGCCAGGCAATTGCGGACCCGGGAGTGACAGGGTTGTTATCAATATTGGTTCAGCTTTGCAGGCGCCAATAGTTTCCGGCACCGCTACATGCATGGGTAGTATAGCTACTGTATCGGCTACAGGCCCCGGCGGCATATACCGCTGGTATAGCGCGGCCGATAACGGTACGCTTTTATCAACCGGGCCTAATTTTATTACCCCGCCGCTCACTCAAACAACAACATATTATGTAAATACAACAGCCAATGGTATTACAAGCAGCATGACTGCGGTTACGGTATCTGTTAGTGAGCCGCCACCTGCTCCTGTAGTTAAAAGTGCGCCAGCCTGCGAAGGCAGCCATACTACATTAACTGCCAGCGGTTCAAAGGGTACATATCAATGGTATGATGCTCCGGTCGATGGCACTTTGCTTTCAATTAATGATACCTATGTAACGCCGGGTTTGATAGCCAATACCAGCTATTATGTGCAGGCTGTTGTTGATGGGTGTGTAAGTACGCGCACTAAGGTTGATATAATGGTTAACCCTCTGCCGGTTATCACCAGTGGTTCTGCCGATAATATATGCAGCAGTGTAGCCCAAAATTATTCAATAACAGCCGATTTGCCTGGTACTACCTTTTTATGGTCACGCGCGGCCGTGCAGGGGATTACCAAAGCCGCCGTTTCAGCTCAAACATCTGCCCAAATAACCGAAACGTTGGTTAGCACCAGAAGCGATCCTGTTGATGTTGCCTATTTAATAACACCCGTATCTGCTAAAGGTTGTTCAGGTATTCCATTCAGTTATGTGGTTACGGTTTATCCGTCGCCGCAGGTTACAAGTGTGCCAGCCGCTACGTTATGTAACAAGGCAACGGGTAATTATGCCGTCACTTTCAATGTTCCGGGCACTGGTTTCAGTTGGTCAAGGAGCGCGGTTCCGGGTGTCAGCAATCAGTCTGTATCAGGACAAATGGCCAGCATTATCCGCGAAGTATTATTTAATACTACTAATGCACCTGTTGATGTTACCTACGTATATAATTATAAAACCAGCAACTGTTCGGCGGTACCTTTCAAATGGGTAGTTACCGTAAATCCATCAGTTAATGTTACCAGTAAAGCATCAGATGCAGTCTGCAGCGGTGAGCCGCTTGGTTATGCCATAACTTCAAATGTCCCCTCGGCAACATTTACGTGGAGCAGGGCTGCTGTGGCCGGAATTAGTAATGCCGCAGTGGTGAATAAAACAGGCAATAAGATTGACGAGGCGTTGATTAACAAAGGAGCATCAACAGTAAATGTAACCTATATTATTACACCAACCGCTTTTGGGTGCGATGGGGCGCCTTTTGCTTATGTGGTAAAAGTTAAACCCGAAATACCGCTGCCAGATATGAGAACAAACTCACCCGTGTGCGTAAACAACATTATTAAACTGAATGTGCCGGCTACGCCGAATGCTGTTTATACATGGACAGGTCCTAATGGTTTTAAATCATCGTTACAAAATCCCGAAATTAAAAATGTTACCGAGGATATGGCCGGGACTTATTCCCTGTACGTTACGGTTAATGGCTGCAGCAGTCCGGTAGCTACTAAAGAAGTTGCGGTAAACAAACTGCCAACTTCTGACGCGGGTGAAAGTATACTGGCTTGTGTTACCGATCAGTATGTTCAGCTGGCCGGCAAGATAGGCGGAGGCACAAAGACTGGTGTATGGTCAAAGAAAGGTGCTAACCCTGGTCAGTTTTTACCATCTAATAATGAGCTAAATGCAAGATATGAGCCAACTGCTGAGGAAAAGGCCGCCGGGTCGGTGACGTTGGTATTGTCATCTACCAGTAAGGACAATTGTAGCATTGCCACTTCCGAAGTGACTATAACTTTTGGTAAAACATCTGGAACCAACGCCGGCACCGATCTGGAAGTTTGCGCAAAGCGTGACCCCATTAAGCTGGATGGAAATATTCTGATACCGGGCGGCGGCCAGTGGACAAGCTCCGGTACGGGTACACTGCTCTACGCAGAAAATGCCCAGGGAGCGGTATATATCCCTTCTGAAGAGGATGTGAAAAATCGCTCGGTAAGGCTTACGCTTACTGCAAACGCGCCGGGGCAATGTTATACAGCCAGCGATGATATGCTGATTAAGTTTATACCGCCGCCAACCGTTAATGCGGGCGGGATAAGATATGTGTTGAAAAACCATACAATTACCTTAACACCAACTATAAGCGATGACAAGGTTCAGTATTTATGGTTGCCCGATGCAGGCTTAAGTAATAACAAAATTAAAGAGCCGGTGGTTACGGGCGATGCAGATATTGCCTACACACTTTATGTTACAGACGTCCGGGGTTGTGTTAACCAAAGCCAAACGATTATTAAAGTATCGCCTGATATTACTGTGCCAAACACGTTTACACCCAACGGCGATGGATTTAATGATTATTGGGAGGTTAAAGGCTTAGTAGCTTATGAAAACTCAACGGTAGATGTATTCAATAGATATGGTGAACGGCTATATCATTCGATGGGTTATGGTATGCCCTGGGATGGTAATTTTAACGGGCGGCAGTTACCGGCAGGTACCTATTTTTATATTGTCGATCTTAAGATGGGCAAGCCGCCATTGTCGGGTTCGGTAACTATCCTGAGATAA
- a CDS encoding head GIN domain-containing protein, which produces MKKLIFSLMASFLTVSIAFNASAQTVTRNVSGYNGIACGGPFNVFIKIDGTESLKLDVDANVVDDIKTEVENGILKVEFKDHWKNHRNMQRANIYITAKSLGYLANSGSGNATVDGTMTAENTKIALSGSGNIKTAVKSGTLDLKISGSGSIDVKGSTGMADCRISGSGEINGKSLRTETVEASIAGSGNINLIASKTVSARISGSGSVVYSGTATTGETRYAGSGRVSKID; this is translated from the coding sequence ATGAAAAAACTAATCTTCTCACTTATGGCTTCGTTCCTAACGGTTTCGATAGCCTTTAATGCTTCCGCGCAAACTGTAACCCGCAATGTATCCGGCTATAATGGTATTGCCTGTGGTGGCCCGTTTAACGTATTTATTAAAATTGATGGTACCGAAAGCCTAAAGCTTGATGTTGACGCCAATGTAGTTGATGATATTAAAACCGAAGTGGAAAACGGCATATTAAAAGTTGAATTTAAAGATCACTGGAAAAATCATCGCAATATGCAGCGTGCCAACATCTACATCACTGCCAAAAGCCTTGGATATCTTGCTAACAGCGGTTCAGGAAATGCAACTGTTGACGGTACAATGACTGCCGAAAATACCAAAATTGCGTTAAGTGGTTCGGGGAATATTAAAACTGCTGTTAAATCAGGTACTTTGGACCTCAAGATCAGCGGATCGGGCTCAATTGATGTGAAGGGCAGTACCGGTATGGCCGATTGCCGTATTTCAGGCTCGGGGGAGATCAACGGTAAATCATTAAGGACTGAAACGGTTGAAGCTTCAATTGCAGGTTCAGGGAATATTAACCTGATTGCCAGTAAAACAGTTTCAGCCCGTATTTCAGGATCGGGAAGTGTTGTATATTCAGGCACTGCTACAACAGGCGAAACCCGCTACGCAGGTTCGGGCAGGGTAAGCAAGATTGATTAA
- a CDS encoding NAD(P)/FAD-dependent oxidoreductase, with protein MKDIKRRSFIKHTLLAGAGTVLAPKLLSAQQAGSPQIITADNTQPSSGKKVIVAGAGITGLCCAYELMKAGHDVTVLEADGRYGGHVFTGRDGLSDGLYADYGADHITKPGYEKFFEYADEFKLTSLPYPHAEGSDAAPNRNGLRMIGGKFYTDEMMKDPAVLTKMGFNEREIKFLTENPFYALSSFYLKKYSGKFTDPYQPFGVGYDEFDKIPVSELYKKEGASTAALAYLGGQRTSALYHLWRAYVMESRGIPLSEGDTYHLKGGNEQLPIAFAKRLGKRIKLNHRITGISHAATGVTVKYKPYGKAEQGMSADFLVNCITLPIFKTILLSPPLSPEKQYVVNRTTYSSHPFYVFEASSRFWLDDGFKSINMDFEHPFISSIWEETNEVGSDRVILKAYGPGGLTPQQVLDAFRQVYPGKHDTIEQALTKDWTRDAFAPACEMEPFPIGQMHRFWPQIMKPEGRIYFAGTYADNLSRGMESCIRSAQRVAGEIDKA; from the coding sequence ATGAAAGATATTAAAAGACGATCATTCATTAAACACACGTTACTGGCAGGCGCCGGTACTGTTCTCGCCCCTAAATTATTAAGCGCTCAACAAGCTGGGTCTCCCCAAATTATAACTGCTGATAATACCCAACCATCCTCCGGCAAAAAGGTAATCGTTGCCGGAGCGGGCATTACAGGGCTTTGCTGCGCATATGAATTAATGAAAGCAGGCCATGATGTAACAGTGCTTGAGGCCGATGGCCGGTATGGCGGTCATGTTTTTACGGGCAGAGATGGTTTATCGGATGGTTTATATGCCGATTACGGGGCCGATCATATTACCAAACCCGGTTACGAAAAGTTTTTTGAATATGCAGATGAATTTAAGCTGACCTCCCTACCTTATCCTCATGCCGAAGGATCAGACGCGGCACCTAACCGCAATGGATTGCGCATGATTGGCGGTAAATTTTATACTGACGAAATGATGAAAGACCCTGCAGTACTAACTAAAATGGGCTTTAATGAGCGGGAAATTAAATTCCTTACCGAAAATCCGTTTTATGCCCTAAGCTCCTTCTACCTAAAAAAATACAGCGGCAAATTCACTGATCCATACCAGCCTTTTGGTGTTGGATATGATGAGTTTGATAAGATTCCCGTTAGCGAATTGTATAAAAAAGAAGGCGCATCTACAGCGGCTCTTGCCTACCTGGGCGGGCAGCGTACTTCGGCACTTTATCACCTCTGGAGGGCATATGTTATGGAATCGCGCGGTATTCCGCTTTCTGAGGGGGATACTTATCATTTAAAAGGCGGCAACGAACAGTTGCCTATTGCCTTTGCCAAACGCCTGGGAAAAAGAATAAAGCTAAACCACCGGATCACGGGCATTAGCCATGCAGCTACCGGTGTAACGGTAAAATACAAACCTTATGGTAAAGCAGAACAGGGAATGAGTGCCGACTTCCTGGTAAACTGTATTACACTGCCAATCTTTAAAACCATCCTCCTGTCGCCGCCCCTATCGCCCGAAAAACAATATGTAGTTAACCGCACAACCTATTCGTCGCACCCGTTTTACGTATTTGAAGCAAGCAGTCGATTTTGGCTCGACGATGGCTTTAAAAGCATCAACATGGACTTTGAGCATCCATTTATATCATCAATATGGGAAGAAACAAACGAAGTGGGCAGTGACAGAGTGATCCTGAAAGCTTATGGCCCTGGCGGGCTTACTCCGCAGCAGGTGCTTGATGCTTTCAGACAGGTTTACCCCGGCAAACATGACACTATTGAGCAAGCCTTAACCAAAGACTGGACACGCGATGCATTTGCCCCGGCTTGCGAAATGGAACCATTTCCTATAGGCCAGATGCATCGTTTTTGGCCGCAGATCATGAAACCCGAAGGGCGGATTTATTTCGCCGGCACTTATGCCGATAATTTAAGCCGGGGTATGGAGTCATGTATCCGCTCGGCGCAACGGGTAGCAGGCGAAATTGATAAAGCATAA
- a CDS encoding response regulator transcription factor encodes MHTSTFAGPVQIAIIDNHTLFRQGMISLLGDFKEINILFDAENGEDMISKLKKSPLPDIVLMDITMPVMDGYKATAWLRENHPTVKVLALSMSDEDKPIINMLKNGAVGYMLKESKIRDVVYAMQTIQKHGYYLNELVSGKLLYTMQNKNTPVDKSKELTSNELTFLKLSCSELTYRQIADEMNLSPHTIDNYRESLFQKFGLKSRTGMVLFAIKNQIITV; translated from the coding sequence ATGCACACTTCAACATTTGCCGGGCCTGTACAAATTGCTATAATTGATAATCATACCTTATTCAGACAAGGAATGATCAGTTTGCTGGGCGATTTTAAAGAGATTAACATCCTTTTCGACGCCGAAAATGGAGAGGATATGATCAGCAAGCTCAAAAAATCTCCCTTACCTGATATTGTACTGATGGATATAACCATGCCGGTAATGGATGGGTACAAAGCTACGGCCTGGCTACGGGAAAATCATCCAACGGTAAAAGTGCTGGCATTGAGTATGTCTGACGAAGACAAACCGATTATAAACATGCTTAAGAATGGAGCTGTTGGCTATATGCTTAAGGAATCGAAGATAAGAGACGTAGTTTATGCGATGCAAACTATCCAAAAGCACGGCTATTATCTAAATGAACTGGTAAGCGGCAAATTGCTTTATACCATGCAAAATAAAAATACCCCCGTCGATAAATCCAAAGAGCTTACCTCCAATGAACTTACATTTCTGAAACTAAGCTGCTCTGAGCTTACCTACAGGCAAATTGCCGACGAAATGAACCTGAGCCCGCATACTATTGATAATTATCGCGAATCGCTGTTTCAAAAGTTTGGGCTTAAATCAAGAACGGGCATGGTACTTTTTGCCATCAAAAACCAAATCATAACAGTTTAA
- a CDS encoding nuclear transport factor 2 family protein, with product MEQKLPLPPFNFETATQKVQLAEDAWNSQDPARVSLAYTINTEWRNRSEFVNGREQVVEFLTRKWQKELDYKLKKELWAFTDNRIAVRFEYEYHNAEGQWFRAYGNENWEFDENGLMQKRYASINDLPIKEEDRRL from the coding sequence ATGGAACAAAAGCTGCCACTCCCCCCATTTAATTTTGAAACGGCCACCCAAAAAGTGCAATTAGCCGAAGACGCCTGGAACAGCCAGGACCCGGCAAGGGTTTCTTTAGCTTATACCATCAATACCGAATGGCGTAACCGCTCGGAATTTGTGAACGGGCGCGAGCAGGTAGTTGAATTTTTAACCCGTAAATGGCAAAAAGAACTCGATTATAAATTAAAAAAAGAGCTGTGGGCCTTTACAGATAACCGTATTGCCGTACGCTTCGAATATGAATATCATAATGCCGAAGGCCAATGGTTTCGTGCTTATGGTAACGAGAACTGGGAGTTTGACGAAAACGGACTGATGCAAAAGCGCTATGCCAGCATCAATGACCTGCCCATCAAAGAAGAAGACAGGCGGCTGTAA
- a CDS encoding DUF1801 domain-containing protein → MKAKSTKSVALADSAGVDSYMRKLDHPLKEVLGALRKIILAIDDEIGEHIKWNAPSFLYIGEMKPFDPKEYKRYIIVSNVYQKDCIRLVFPTGAKINDTSGLLSGDYADGRRLAFFHNMEEVKAKEEALRNVVKTWLTLLDK, encoded by the coding sequence ATGAAAGCCAAAAGTACAAAATCAGTTGCCCTTGCCGACTCGGCAGGGGTAGACAGTTATATGCGAAAGCTTGATCATCCATTAAAGGAGGTATTAGGAGCGCTGAGAAAAATTATCCTGGCTATTGACGATGAAATTGGCGAGCACATCAAGTGGAATGCACCGAGCTTTTTATATATCGGAGAAATGAAGCCCTTTGATCCTAAAGAGTATAAGAGATATATTATTGTTTCAAACGTATACCAAAAAGATTGTATCAGGCTGGTATTCCCTACTGGAGCAAAGATTAACGATACATCAGGTTTGCTTTCCGGCGATTATGCAGACGGCCGCCGGTTGGCTTTTTTTCACAATATGGAAGAAGTTAAGGCAAAAGAAGAAGCTTTGCGAAACGTTGTAAAAACCTGGTTGACTTTGCTGGATAAATAA